A window from Nocardioides mesophilus encodes these proteins:
- a CDS encoding YciI family protein, which translates to MTEYLIYFNQQWVGDHSEEWFRERGPLAMAVVDEMKAAGVYVFAGGLEEGGPVFSADATSGTLLFTDGPFVETKEFLGGFTVVDVADEEAARMWAGRLAEACGWPQEVRRFGSQPQTR; encoded by the coding sequence ATGACCGAGTACCTGATCTACTTCAACCAGCAGTGGGTGGGCGACCACAGCGAGGAGTGGTTCCGCGAGCGCGGGCCGCTGGCCATGGCGGTCGTGGACGAGATGAAGGCCGCCGGCGTCTACGTGTTCGCCGGCGGCCTGGAGGAGGGCGGCCCGGTCTTCAGCGCCGACGCGACCAGCGGCACGTTGCTGTTCACCGACGGGCCGTTCGTCGAGACCAAGGAGTTCCTGGGCGGTTTCACCGTCGTGGACGTGGCCGACGAGGAAGCCGCCAGGATGTGGGCGGGCAGGCTGGCCGAGGCGTGCGGCTGGCCGCAGGAGGTTCGCCG
- the msrA gene encoding peptide-methionine (S)-S-oxide reductase MsrA produces MLFNRHKTQLPTPDQALKGRTEQWFTIAERHAVLDAPVVTPEAEIPEGYEVAVFGLGCFWGAEEIYWRMPGVWSTSVGYAGGTTPHPSYEQVCSGQTGHTEAVRVVFDPSKVSYADLVKAFFEFHDPTQGMRQGNDVGTQYRSAIYTLSPEQAETAERLKTAYEPLIRERGYGPITTEIKPAPTYYYAEDHHQQYLAKNPNGYRCHSATGVPFPAGV; encoded by the coding sequence GTGCTGTTCAACCGTCACAAGACCCAGCTGCCGACGCCGGACCAGGCGCTCAAGGGCCGGACCGAGCAGTGGTTCACGATCGCCGAGCGCCACGCCGTGCTCGACGCCCCGGTCGTCACCCCCGAGGCGGAGATTCCCGAGGGCTACGAGGTGGCCGTCTTCGGACTCGGCTGCTTCTGGGGCGCCGAGGAGATCTACTGGCGGATGCCGGGCGTCTGGTCGACCTCGGTCGGGTACGCCGGCGGCACGACCCCGCACCCGTCGTACGAGCAGGTGTGCTCGGGCCAGACCGGCCACACCGAGGCCGTCCGGGTCGTCTTCGACCCGTCGAAGGTCTCCTACGCCGACCTGGTGAAGGCGTTCTTCGAGTTCCACGACCCCACCCAGGGGATGCGCCAGGGCAACGACGTCGGCACGCAGTACCGCTCGGCCATCTACACGCTGAGCCCGGAGCAGGCCGAGACCGCGGAGCGCCTGAAGACGGCCTACGAGCCGCTGATCCGCGAGCGTGGCTACGGTCCGATCACCACCGAGATCAAGCCGGCCCCGACGTACTACTACGCCGAGGACCACCACCAGCAGTACCTCGCGAAGAACCCCAACGGCTACCGCTGCCACAGCGCGACGGGCGTGCCGTTCCCGGCCGGGGTCTGA
- a CDS encoding cystathionine gamma-synthase, with product MSEQSQKAGFETRAIHAGYDPDPMTGAVIPPIYATSTYKQDGVGGMRGGYEYSRSANPTRTALEGNLAALEEGERAFAFASGLAAEHTLLQALCRPGDHVVIPNDAYGGTYRLFAKVEEPWGLAYTPAPVSDVDAIRAAIRPGETKVVWLETPTNPMLTIGDIEAVASVAHDAGALLVVDNTFASPYLQQPLTLGADVVVHSTTKYCGGHSDVVGGALVVKDLEVAEKVAFHQNSIGAVAGPFDAWLTLRGLKTLGVRMDRHCDNAEKVVEFLSGHGAVAEVIYPGLESHPGHAVAGRQMKRYGGIVSFRVNGGEAEALAVCERAEVFTLGESLGGVESLIEHPGRMTHASVAGTDLEVPADLIRLSVGIETSDDLLADLDQALR from the coding sequence ATGAGCGAGCAGTCCCAGAAGGCAGGATTCGAGACCCGCGCCATCCATGCGGGCTACGACCCGGACCCGATGACCGGCGCGGTGATCCCGCCCATCTACGCCACCAGCACCTACAAGCAGGACGGCGTCGGCGGGATGCGGGGAGGCTACGAGTACTCCCGCTCCGCGAACCCGACCCGCACCGCGCTCGAGGGCAACCTCGCCGCGCTCGAGGAGGGGGAGCGGGCGTTCGCGTTCGCGAGCGGGCTGGCCGCCGAGCACACCCTGCTTCAGGCCCTGTGCCGGCCCGGCGACCACGTCGTCATCCCCAACGACGCGTACGGCGGCACCTACCGGCTGTTCGCGAAGGTCGAAGAGCCGTGGGGTCTCGCGTACACCCCGGCGCCCGTGTCCGACGTGGACGCGATCCGGGCCGCGATCCGCCCCGGCGAGACCAAGGTGGTCTGGCTGGAGACCCCGACCAACCCGATGCTGACCATCGGCGACATCGAGGCGGTCGCGTCGGTCGCCCACGACGCCGGCGCGCTGCTCGTCGTCGACAACACCTTCGCCTCGCCGTACCTCCAGCAGCCGCTCACCCTCGGCGCGGACGTCGTCGTGCACTCGACGACGAAGTACTGCGGCGGGCACTCCGACGTCGTCGGCGGCGCGCTGGTCGTCAAGGACCTCGAGGTCGCCGAGAAGGTGGCCTTCCACCAGAACTCCATCGGCGCGGTCGCCGGCCCGTTCGACGCCTGGCTCACCCTGCGGGGCCTGAAGACCCTCGGGGTGCGGATGGACCGGCACTGCGACAACGCGGAGAAGGTCGTGGAGTTCCTGTCCGGCCACGGCGCGGTCGCCGAGGTGATCTACCCCGGCCTGGAGAGCCACCCCGGCCACGCCGTCGCGGGCCGGCAGATGAAGCGGTACGGCGGCATCGTCTCGTTCCGCGTCAACGGCGGCGAGGCCGAGGCGCTCGCGGTGTGCGAGCGGGCCGAGGTGTTCACGCTCGGGGAGTCGCTGGGCGGCGTCGAGTCGCTCATCGAGCACCCCGGACGGATGACGCACGCCTCGGTGGCCGGCACCGACCTCGAGGTGCCCGCGGACCTGATCCGGCTCTCGGTGGGCATCGAGACCTCCGACGACCTGCTCGCCGACCTCGACCAGGCGCTGCGGTGA
- a CDS encoding glutamate mutase L: MSELVACVDFGSTFTKAALVDVSVGRLLATADHRTTIDTDVLDGWEACRSTLVAADPRAADAPVLACSSAGGGLRIAVVGNEELVTAEAGRRVALSSGGRVVHVTHGGLARADLPALRESRPDVVLLVGGTDGGNAEVLLAAATTLARARWRRPVVVAGNVEVQDVVAGLLEGAGTPYVVADNVVPKIGVLAPESARAAIREMFLRHVIGGKHLSKRADFTAMVRGATPDVVLTAVELLARGLPSGTEAERRPGAGDVVVVDVGGATTDVHSVVELDPEEAGLSREVVAEVPVTRTVEGDLGMRWSAVTTVTEGIAAGWVGEELEAAAAHRQHDPAFVPTDDDERRVDRDLAAVAVGIALRRHAGRSQVVFGPGGRVVERTGKDLREVDVLVGSGGVLRHDTGGPDGGAATVLLRHLRDGADWQLPEHPRAVIDQHYVLAPAGLLAAEHPEAAYRLVRTLL; this comes from the coding sequence ATGAGCGAGCTCGTCGCCTGCGTGGACTTCGGGTCGACGTTCACCAAGGCGGCCCTGGTCGACGTCTCGGTGGGCCGGCTGCTGGCCACCGCCGACCACCGCACCACCATCGACACCGACGTCCTCGACGGCTGGGAGGCCTGCCGGTCCACGCTGGTGGCCGCCGACCCGCGGGCCGCTGACGCGCCGGTGCTGGCCTGCTCCTCGGCCGGCGGCGGGCTGCGGATCGCCGTCGTCGGCAACGAGGAGCTGGTCACCGCCGAGGCCGGTCGCCGGGTCGCGCTCTCCAGCGGCGGCCGGGTCGTGCACGTCACCCACGGCGGCCTGGCCCGCGCGGACCTGCCGGCCTTGCGCGAGAGCCGCCCCGACGTGGTCCTGCTGGTCGGCGGGACCGACGGTGGCAACGCCGAGGTGCTGCTGGCCGCCGCCACCACCCTGGCCCGGGCCCGCTGGCGCCGGCCGGTCGTGGTCGCCGGCAACGTCGAGGTGCAGGACGTGGTCGCCGGGCTGCTGGAGGGCGCCGGCACGCCGTACGTCGTCGCGGACAACGTCGTGCCGAAGATCGGGGTGCTCGCCCCGGAGTCGGCACGCGCCGCGATCCGGGAGATGTTCCTGCGGCACGTGATCGGCGGCAAGCACCTCTCGAAGCGCGCCGACTTCACCGCGATGGTGCGCGGCGCGACGCCCGACGTGGTCCTCACCGCCGTCGAGCTGCTGGCCCGCGGCCTGCCGTCGGGAACCGAGGCGGAGCGGCGCCCCGGGGCCGGCGACGTGGTCGTCGTCGACGTCGGCGGCGCCACCACCGACGTGCACTCGGTCGTCGAGCTCGACCCCGAGGAGGCGGGCCTCTCCCGGGAGGTGGTCGCCGAGGTGCCGGTGACCCGCACCGTCGAGGGCGACCTCGGCATGCGCTGGAGCGCGGTGACCACCGTCACCGAGGGGATCGCCGCCGGCTGGGTCGGGGAGGAGCTCGAGGCGGCCGCCGCGCACCGGCAGCACGACCCCGCGTTCGTGCCCACCGACGACGACGAGCGCCGGGTGGACCGGGACCTCGCCGCGGTCGCGGTCGGGATCGCGCTGCGTCGCCACGCCGGCCGCTCCCAGGTGGTCTTCGGCCCGGGCGGCCGGGTGGTGGAGCGCACCGGCAAGGACTTGCGCGAGGTGGACGTGCTGGTCGGCTCCGGCGGGGTGCTGCGCCACGACACCGGGGGACCCGACGGTGGGGCGGCCACGGTGCTGCTGCGACACCTGCGCGACGGCGCCGACTGGCAGCTGCCGGAGCATCCGCGCGCCGTGATCGACCAGCACTACGTGCTGGCGCCGGCCGGACTGCTCGCGGCCGAGCACCCCGAGGCGGCGTACCGGCTGGTGCGCACCCTGCTCTGA
- a CDS encoding nuclear transport factor 2 family protein has product MTDRDDFLSWVATVLYEAELALHNGDAEPRRAIWSRNEPVIILGAWRNAAGQHEVREAFDALEQTFSDCTSYAFELHLCDVVGDMACTAGFEHISTSVDGEPRSFTLRATQVYRREGGEWKVALRHADTVTP; this is encoded by the coding sequence ATGACCGACCGCGACGACTTCCTGTCCTGGGTCGCCACCGTGCTGTACGAGGCGGAGCTGGCTCTGCACAACGGTGACGCGGAACCGCGCCGGGCGATCTGGTCCCGCAACGAGCCCGTGATCATCCTCGGGGCGTGGCGCAACGCCGCGGGTCAGCACGAGGTCCGGGAGGCCTTCGATGCCCTGGAGCAGACCTTCTCGGACTGCACCTCCTACGCGTTCGAGCTCCACCTGTGCGACGTGGTGGGCGACATGGCCTGCACGGCCGGCTTCGAGCACATCTCGACCTCGGTGGACGGTGAGCCGCGCAGCTTCACGCTGCGTGCCACACAGGTGTACCGGCGCGAGGGCGGCGAGTGGAAGGTGGCGCTCCGGCATGCCGACACGGTGACGCCGTGA
- a CDS encoding AI-2E family transporter — translation MTEGDRTTGRMTARLSQLRATQRARSDDRFAERFAQQWSQIRAERAPEPPTIDAGPTNWSRAQVPWAFDLAAAWSWRLLVIAAAGYVVLWIFDRFSVIFLPLAIALLLAALAAPVVESAAKVRIHRKLAAAVVVLGGLGTVVLLLTFVGTQVSAGVSDLSGQVVDGLEEIRRWLRDGPLNASDSQINDYIQQAQQAVSSSSEQAVKRATEVGTTIGHIVAGIFIVLFATYFFLADGDRIWAWFVRLFPRAARKRTDESGRVAWRSLTQFVRVTVIIAFVDALGVFIAALVLQVPFAIAIGVLVFLGAFIPMVGATLSGSVAVLVALVAQGPFIALLMLGAVIAVQQLEAHVLQPFLTGRFVSLHPLGVIVAIGMGVLVAGIAGALLAVPLVAALNAVAQYLAGYTEVGESAEEAAVDDPGTPEPSEA, via the coding sequence ATGACTGAGGGTGACCGCACCACCGGCCGGATGACCGCCCGGTTGAGCCAGCTGCGAGCGACGCAGCGGGCCCGCTCCGACGACCGGTTCGCGGAGCGCTTCGCCCAGCAGTGGTCGCAGATCCGGGCGGAGCGGGCTCCCGAGCCGCCGACGATCGACGCCGGCCCGACCAACTGGAGCCGGGCCCAGGTGCCGTGGGCTTTCGACCTCGCGGCCGCCTGGTCGTGGCGGCTGCTGGTGATCGCGGCCGCGGGTTACGTCGTGCTGTGGATCTTCGACCGGTTCTCGGTGATCTTCCTGCCGCTCGCGATCGCGCTGCTGCTCGCCGCGCTGGCCGCGCCCGTCGTCGAGTCCGCCGCCAAGGTGCGCATCCACCGCAAGCTGGCCGCGGCGGTCGTGGTGCTGGGCGGCCTGGGCACCGTGGTGCTGCTGCTGACGTTCGTCGGCACCCAGGTCTCGGCCGGTGTCTCGGACCTGTCCGGCCAGGTCGTGGACGGCCTCGAGGAGATCCGGCGCTGGCTGCGCGACGGCCCGCTCAACGCCAGCGACTCCCAGATCAACGACTACATCCAGCAGGCGCAGCAGGCGGTCTCCAGCTCCAGCGAGCAGGCGGTCAAGCGGGCGACCGAGGTCGGCACCACCATCGGCCACATCGTCGCCGGCATCTTCATCGTGCTGTTCGCGACCTACTTCTTCCTCGCCGACGGCGACCGCATCTGGGCCTGGTTCGTCCGACTGTTCCCGCGGGCCGCCCGCAAGCGCACCGACGAGTCCGGCCGCGTGGCCTGGCGCTCGCTGACCCAGTTCGTCCGGGTCACCGTGATCATCGCCTTCGTCGACGCGCTCGGCGTGTTCATCGCCGCGCTGGTCCTGCAGGTGCCGTTCGCGATCGCGATCGGCGTGCTGGTCTTCCTGGGCGCGTTCATCCCGATGGTCGGCGCCACCCTGTCCGGCTCCGTCGCGGTGCTGGTCGCCCTGGTGGCCCAGGGCCCCTTCATCGCGCTGCTCATGCTCGGCGCCGTGATCGCCGTGCAGCAGCTCGAGGCGCACGTCCTCCAGCCGTTCCTGACCGGGCGGTTCGTCTCGCTGCACCCGCTCGGCGTGATCGTGGCGATCGGCATGGGCGTGCTGGTCGCCGGCATCGCCGGTGCCCTGCTCGCGGTGCCGCTGGTCGCCGCGCTCAACGCGGTCGCGCAGTACCTCGCCGGCTACACCGAGGTGGGGGAGTCCGCCGAGGAGGCGGCCGTCGACGACCCGGGCACGCCGGAGCCGTCCGAGGCCTGA
- a CDS encoding MDR family MFS transporter has protein sequence MTTTADDQGYLSHKQILVVMGGLMVGMFLAALDQSIVSTALPRITSELGGLDKLSWVVTAYLLTATSSTPLWGKISDLYGRRLLFQIAIVTFMVGSLLSGLSQNIDQLIVFRAVQGLGGGGLMSLALATIGDIVPPRERGRYQGYFAAVFGTSSVLGPVLGGWFADGPGWEWIFYINLPLGLVALVVTTAALKIPHVRREHSIDYLGAAVVVASVTCFLLYTAWAGPDLGWTSGTGLALLVGGFVLAALFVLVELRATEPIIPMRLFRNSIFSIANVFGFLVGIAMFGSMIFLPVYLQVVDGMSPTKSGLAMLPMVAGIFTTSIGSGILMSRTGRYKPFPMAGALIVAVALVMLSRLDASTPYWFAGLSMYILGLGLGFTLQVLVVIVQNSVDRKDMGVATSSVTFFRQVGGSFGTALFGAILASRLTYHLTQATADLPAGSKPPGNLDSVSQDVQAIQQLPDQLRELVTGAFSAALHDVFLTAVPLVLVAFVVAMFIKEVPLGERTAAGAAEGGPEAQASDGSGVPGSSTAASSADSPTSV, from the coding sequence ATGACCACCACCGCCGACGACCAGGGCTACCTGTCCCACAAGCAGATCCTCGTGGTCATGGGCGGCCTGATGGTCGGCATGTTCCTGGCCGCGCTCGACCAGAGCATCGTCAGCACCGCGCTGCCCCGGATCACCTCCGAGCTCGGCGGCCTCGACAAGCTGTCGTGGGTGGTGACGGCGTACCTGCTCACCGCCACCTCGTCGACGCCGCTGTGGGGCAAGATCTCCGACCTCTACGGCCGGCGGCTGCTGTTCCAGATCGCGATCGTCACCTTCATGGTCGGCTCGCTGCTCTCCGGGCTGTCGCAGAACATCGACCAGCTGATCGTGTTCCGCGCCGTCCAGGGCCTCGGCGGTGGCGGCCTGATGTCGCTGGCGCTGGCGACCATCGGCGACATCGTGCCGCCGCGGGAGCGCGGCCGCTACCAGGGCTACTTCGCCGCGGTCTTCGGCACCTCCTCGGTGCTCGGCCCGGTGCTCGGCGGCTGGTTCGCCGACGGCCCCGGCTGGGAGTGGATCTTCTACATCAACCTGCCGCTCGGCCTGGTCGCGCTGGTGGTCACCACCGCGGCGCTGAAGATCCCGCACGTGCGGCGCGAGCACTCGATCGACTACCTCGGCGCCGCCGTGGTGGTCGCCTCGGTGACCTGCTTCCTGCTCTACACCGCGTGGGCCGGGCCGGACCTGGGCTGGACCTCGGGCACCGGCCTCGCGCTGCTGGTCGGCGGCTTCGTGCTGGCGGCACTCTTCGTCCTCGTCGAGCTGCGTGCCACCGAGCCGATCATCCCGATGCGGCTGTTCCGCAACTCGATCTTCTCGATCGCGAACGTCTTCGGGTTCCTCGTCGGCATCGCGATGTTCGGCTCGATGATCTTCCTGCCGGTCTACCTGCAGGTGGTCGACGGGATGAGCCCGACGAAGTCCGGGCTGGCCATGCTGCCGATGGTGGCGGGCATCTTCACCACCTCGATCGGCTCCGGCATCCTGATGAGCCGCACGGGTCGCTACAAGCCGTTCCCGATGGCGGGGGCGCTGATCGTCGCGGTCGCGCTGGTGATGCTGTCCCGGCTGGACGCGAGCACGCCGTACTGGTTCGCGGGCCTCTCGATGTACATCCTCGGCCTCGGCCTGGGCTTCACCCTCCAGGTGCTCGTGGTCATCGTGCAGAACTCGGTGGACCGCAAGGACATGGGCGTCGCGACCAGCTCGGTGACGTTCTTCCGCCAGGTGGGCGGCTCGTTCGGTACGGCGTTGTTCGGGGCGATCCTGGCCAGCCGGCTCACCTACCACCTGACGCAGGCCACCGCCGACCTGCCGGCCGGTTCGAAGCCGCCCGGCAACCTCGACAGCGTGAGCCAGGACGTGCAGGCCATCCAGCAGCTGCCAGACCAGCTGCGTGAGCTGGTGACCGGGGCGTTCAGCGCCGCGCTGCACGACGTTTTCCTGACCGCCGTACCGCTGGTCCTCGTCGCGTTCGTCGTGGCGATGTTCATCAAGGAGGTGCCGCTCGGCGAGCGCACCGCGGCGGGTGCCGCCGAGGGCGGCCCCGAGGCTCAGGCCTCGGACGGCTCCGGCGTGCCCGGGTCGTCGACGGCCGCCTCCTCGGCGGACTCCCCCACCTCGGTGTAG
- a CDS encoding MarR family winged helix-turn-helix transcriptional regulator — protein sequence MQPTASEAVAGSTPEPATVEDAVMLALVRVGQRLRQRLPGEDLEFTSIPLLKALQHRGPLRVSTLAEHLHLDASTVSRHVRSLEDRGMLERATDPDDGRASRVAISALGLSRVEAGSARRRALLGEAIAAWDDTDRETLRRLLYRLASDIQELP from the coding sequence ATGCAACCTACAGCGTCGGAGGCGGTCGCCGGGTCCACGCCCGAGCCGGCCACCGTCGAGGACGCCGTGATGCTGGCGCTGGTCCGGGTGGGCCAGCGGCTGCGCCAGCGACTGCCCGGCGAGGATCTCGAGTTCACCTCGATCCCGCTGCTCAAGGCGTTGCAGCACCGGGGCCCCCTGCGGGTCTCCACGCTCGCCGAGCACCTGCACCTCGACGCGTCCACGGTCAGCCGGCACGTGCGGTCCCTGGAGGACCGCGGGATGCTCGAGCGGGCCACCGACCCCGACGACGGCCGGGCCAGCCGGGTCGCGATCAGCGCCCTGGGCCTCTCCCGCGTCGAAGCCGGCTCCGCCCGGCGACGGGCCCTCCTCGGCGAGGCGATCGCGGCCTGGGACGACACCGACCGCGAGACGCTGCGCCGCCTCCTCTACCGACTCGCTTCCGACATCCAGGAGCTCCCATGA
- the ilvA gene encoding threonine ammonia-lyase, translating to MTDPLPTLADIETAREALEGVAICTPMEESRWLSGIARGPVLLKAENLQRTGSFKIRGAYLRMSRLSAEERANGVVAASAGNHAQGVALAAQLLGIHSTVFMPEGAPIPKEKATRGYGAEVVFHGHSVDEALVRAKAFAAETGAVLIHPFDHADIVTGQGTCGLEILDQCPEARTVLVPTGGGGFLAGIATAIKQRQPDVRVVGVQAEGAAAYPGSLAQGHPVPLAAMSTMADGIAVGCPGEVPFRAIQQYVDEILTVSEESLSRALLMLLERAKLVVEPAGAAAVAAMLDDPERFETPAVAVLSGGNVDPLLLMRVMRHGMAAAGRYLSFKVRIPDLPGGLARLLGELAEAEANVLDVVHERTSTHLHLDEVEVALQVETRGPEHADRVLNRLRASGYYLSR from the coding sequence ATGACCGACCCGCTGCCGACGCTGGCCGACATCGAGACCGCGCGCGAGGCGCTCGAGGGCGTGGCGATCTGCACGCCGATGGAGGAGTCCCGGTGGCTCTCCGGGATCGCCCGCGGCCCGGTGCTGCTCAAGGCGGAGAACCTGCAGCGGACCGGCTCGTTCAAGATCCGCGGCGCCTACCTGCGGATGTCCCGGCTCTCCGCCGAGGAGCGGGCGAACGGCGTGGTCGCGGCGAGCGCCGGCAACCACGCCCAGGGCGTGGCGCTCGCCGCTCAGCTGCTCGGCATCCACTCGACGGTCTTCATGCCCGAGGGGGCGCCGATCCCCAAGGAGAAGGCGACCCGCGGCTACGGCGCCGAGGTGGTCTTCCACGGCCACAGCGTCGACGAGGCGCTGGTGCGCGCCAAGGCGTTCGCGGCCGAGACCGGGGCGGTGCTGATCCACCCCTTCGACCACGCCGACATCGTGACCGGTCAGGGCACCTGCGGCCTGGAGATCCTCGACCAGTGCCCGGAGGCCCGGACCGTGCTGGTGCCCACCGGTGGCGGCGGCTTCCTGGCCGGGATCGCCACCGCGATCAAGCAGCGGCAGCCCGACGTCCGGGTGGTCGGCGTGCAGGCGGAGGGCGCGGCGGCGTACCCGGGCTCGCTGGCCCAGGGGCACCCGGTGCCGCTGGCGGCGATGTCCACGATGGCGGACGGGATCGCGGTGGGCTGTCCCGGGGAGGTGCCGTTCCGCGCGATCCAGCAGTACGTCGACGAGATCCTCACCGTCAGCGAGGAGTCGCTGTCACGGGCGCTGCTGATGCTCCTCGAGCGCGCCAAGCTGGTCGTGGAGCCGGCGGGCGCCGCCGCGGTGGCGGCGATGCTGGACGACCCGGAGCGGTTCGAGACGCCCGCCGTGGCGGTGCTGTCCGGCGGCAACGTCGACCCGCTGCTGCTGATGCGGGTGATGCGGCACGGCATGGCCGCGGCCGGCCGGTACCTCTCGTTCAAGGTCCGGATCCCCGACCTGCCCGGCGGCCTCGCCCGGTTGCTCGGCGAGCTCGCGGAGGCGGAGGCCAACGTGCTCGACGTCGTGCACGAGCGGACCTCGACGCACCTGCACCTCGATGAGGTGGAGGTGGCGCTGCAGGTCGAGACCCGCGGGCCCGAGCACGCCGACCGGGTGCTCAACCGGCTGCGGGCCAGCGGCTACTACCTGTCGCGGTAG
- the greA gene encoding transcription elongation factor GreA has translation MTQSSEPHVVWLTQDAFDKLQAELEHLRGPVRQEIIERIAAARDEGDLKENGGYHAAREEQGKTEARIRQLEDMLRRAEVGETPADDGVVEPGMRVTTRFVGDSDTEVFLLGAREIETPDDLEVYSPQSPLGAAIIGSKVGDTIAYHAPNGKELKVEIVDAVPFVG, from the coding sequence GTGACGCAGTCCAGCGAACCCCACGTGGTCTGGCTGACCCAGGACGCTTTCGACAAGCTCCAGGCCGAGCTCGAGCACCTGCGTGGTCCCGTGCGCCAGGAGATCATCGAGCGGATCGCCGCCGCCCGGGACGAGGGCGACCTCAAGGAGAACGGCGGCTACCACGCCGCCCGCGAGGAGCAGGGCAAGACCGAGGCCCGGATCCGCCAGCTCGAGGACATGCTGCGCCGCGCCGAGGTCGGCGAGACCCCGGCCGACGACGGTGTCGTCGAGCCGGGCATGCGGGTCACCACCCGGTTCGTCGGCGACTCCGACACCGAGGTGTTCCTGCTCGGCGCCCGCGAGATCGAGACGCCCGACGACCTCGAGGTCTACTCCCCGCAGTCGCCGCTCGGCGCCGCCATCATCGGCTCCAAGGTCGGCGACACGATCGCCTACCACGCGCCGAACGGCAAGGAGCTCAAGGTCGAGATCGTCGACGCGGTCCCGTTCGTCGGCTGA
- a CDS encoding DUF4307 domain-containing protein — protein sequence MSTPDLAERYGTATPARRRSRVAVIAAVAVLAVVGVVWLVWVMLAHGRPLVQSDMVSFETRGQHAVDARFTVVRRSTDVEASCLLRAYASDHTIVGELNVPVGPEQPATATLDATVRTERLATSVDTIGCTAPGQTLRR from the coding sequence GTGAGCACCCCCGACCTGGCCGAGCGCTACGGCACCGCGACACCGGCACGCCGTCGCAGCCGCGTGGCCGTGATCGCCGCCGTCGCGGTGCTCGCCGTCGTCGGGGTGGTCTGGCTGGTCTGGGTGATGCTCGCGCACGGGCGGCCGCTGGTGCAGTCGGACATGGTCTCGTTCGAGACCCGGGGGCAGCACGCGGTCGACGCCCGGTTCACCGTCGTACGCCGCTCCACCGACGTGGAGGCCAGCTGCCTGCTGCGTGCCTACGCCTCCGACCACACCATCGTGGGCGAGCTCAACGTGCCGGTCGGCCCCGAGCAACCGGCCACCGCCACGCTCGACGCCACCGTGCGCACCGAGCGGCTCGCCACCTCGGTGGACACGATCGGCTGCACGGCTCCGGGACAGACGCTCCGCCGCTGA
- the mca gene encoding mycothiol conjugate amidase Mca produces MLRLMHVHAHPDDESSKGAATTAKYVEEGVDVHVVTCTGGERGSILNPKMDRPDVLANISEVRRQEMERAREILGVRQDWLGFVDSGWPEGDPKPPLPEGCFALVPVEEAAEPLVRLIREFRPHVMTTYDENGGYPHPDHVMCHQVSMHAFQAAGDPERYPDAGEPWQPLKLYYHHGFHRERTQALHDEMVRRGLESPYAERLAEWKPDPEHDARITTRVPCADWFPVRDRALLAHATQIDPDGAWFACPLEVHQKAWPTEDYELVHTHVPAPTPEDDLFAGVREAVERMGS; encoded by the coding sequence ATGCTCCGGCTCATGCACGTCCACGCCCACCCCGACGACGAGTCGAGCAAGGGCGCGGCGACCACCGCGAAGTACGTCGAGGAGGGGGTCGACGTACACGTCGTCACCTGCACCGGGGGCGAGCGGGGATCGATCCTGAACCCCAAGATGGACCGACCGGACGTGCTGGCCAACATCAGCGAGGTCCGGCGCCAGGAGATGGAGCGGGCTCGCGAGATCCTCGGCGTGCGCCAGGACTGGCTCGGCTTCGTGGACTCCGGGTGGCCCGAGGGCGACCCCAAGCCGCCGCTGCCGGAGGGCTGCTTCGCGCTGGTCCCCGTCGAGGAGGCGGCCGAGCCGCTGGTGCGGCTGATCCGGGAGTTCCGCCCGCACGTGATGACGACGTACGACGAGAACGGTGGCTACCCGCACCCGGACCACGTCATGTGCCACCAGGTGAGCATGCATGCGTTCCAGGCGGCCGGCGACCCGGAGCGGTACCCGGACGCGGGGGAGCCCTGGCAGCCGCTGAAGCTGTACTACCACCACGGCTTCCACCGCGAGCGGACCCAGGCGCTGCACGACGAGATGGTCCGACGGGGGCTGGAGTCGCCCTACGCGGAGCGGCTCGCGGAGTGGAAGCCCGACCCCGAGCACGACGCCCGGATCACCACGCGGGTGCCGTGCGCCGACTGGTTCCCGGTCCGCGACCGGGCGCTGCTCGCGCACGCCACCCAGATCGACCCCGACGGGGCTTGGTTCGCCTGCCCGCTGGAGGTGCACCAGAAGGCGTGGCCCACCGAGGACTACGAGCTGGTGCACACCCACGTGCCGGCCCCGACGCCCGAGGACGATCTGTTCGCGGGGGTTCGCGAGGCAGTTGAGAGGATGGGGTCATGA